Genomic window ([Empedobacter] haloabium):
ACGCCACCTGCACCCTCAACAGCGGCCGCAATGAATTCGGCGGCGACGGCACCGACGACTGCACGGCCGGCAATCCGGACCTGAAGCCGTTCCGCGCAACGAACACGGACCTGTCGCTGGAATACTATCCGGGCCCCGATACGCAAGTCAGCGTGGCCTTCTTCAAGAAGGAGATATCCAGCTACATCCTGGAGAAGCAGCTGGTCAAGCAGGTCGACGTGTTCCACGACGGTACCCGCTGGGACGTGACGCAGCCGATCAACGGCAAGGGCGCGACGACGAAGGGCATCGAGATCACGGCGCGCACCGCCTTCACCTTCCTGCCCGGCTGGCTGGGCGGCTTCGGCGGCGACGTCAACTACACACGCATGACGTATAAGTACGCGCCCGGCACGGAGCGCCTGAATGTGCTGGACAACACGGTGCTGCCGTATCCGGGCCTGTCGAAGAACAGCTACAACGTGGCACTGTGGTACGACCGCGGCCCGATCAACGCCCGCGTCGCCTACAACGCGCGCGACCGCTACTACACGGGCGGTAACGACGTGTCGGGCAATCCCAACTTCCAGGAGAAGACGGGCTACCTCGACGCCAAATTCCAGTACCGCTACAACGACAACATCACCTTCTCGATCGAGGGCAAGAACCTGACCGACCAGGAGGAGATCACCGACGCGGGCGATCTGTTCCGCGTCAACGAACTGGCCTTCTCGGGGCGCCGCTACTACGCCAGCGTGTCCCTGAAATTCTGATCCGTGCCTGTGCGCAGTCGATCGCTGCGAAAACCCCAGGTGTCAGGCACTCATCTTCAGGTCGGAGACCTGAAGATGAGTGCCTGACACCTTTGGTTAACGCTTATCCCAGCCGCGAAAGCCAGGCCAGCCGATAAGCCGCCAGTCCTTCCAGCGGGAGCGGCTGCGCGACGTTTGCCCGCACGGCGGGCACGCGGCCCCAATGCGCCAGCATCCAGCCGCCGCACGTGGTGCCGCTGGCATCGTCCGTCACGGCGACGCGCCGGCCCGGCCGCAGCGCCGCCAGCAGTGGCGCGAAATACGGGTTGCCGGTGAAGCTGCCCTCGACCACGACATCGTCGCCGGCGCCCAGCGCGTCCAGGCAGTAGTCGCTCATCAAGGCGAGGTACAGTGTGGCCAGCGCACTGCGCTCGGTATCGTTGACGGGCGCCGGGCCGACGATGCTGCCGTGCCGCCCGGCGAACGGCCCGCCCGCGCCGGCAAAGCCGGGCAGGGCATAGGTGCCGCTGCAGACGATGCGCTGCAGGGCCGTCGTGTGGAACGCGGCAGGCCGCGACCCCGCCAGCTCGGCGAACTCGCGCCCGCCCATGAAACGCATGCACGGTACCGGCTGGCCCAGCGCGCTGGTGTTGGCCAGCATGTCGAACTCCTCGCGCAGGCCGTCCAGCGTCCGGCCGGGCGCAGCCGCGATGACCCAGGTGCCGGTGGACAGTACCGCCGGCGTGGCGTCGCCGCCCAGGTGGCGCAGCAGCGAGGCATTGCTGTCATGGATGCCGCACACGATGCGGCACGAGGCGGGCAGCCCGGTTTGCGCGGCCAGCGCCGGCAGGATCGTGCCCAGCGTGTCCCAGGCGCGGCGCAGCGGTGGCAGCAATGGCTGCCAGCCCATCTTCGCGACGAGGGACGAGTACTGCTGGCGTTGCGGGTCCCACAGGTCGGTATGGCAGCCCAGCGACGTGACCTCGCCAGCGGCGATGCCGCACAGCCGCCACGCCCAGTACTGCGGGTACATCAGGATATGGCGCGCTCGGGCGAAGGCGGCCGGTTGCGCCTGCACCAGCCATGCCAGCTGGCGGCCCAGGTTCAGGCCAGCGGGCAGGCGCGGCGAGCGCGTCTCGGCATAGGCCGG
Coding sequences:
- a CDS encoding FGGY family carbohydrate kinase — encoded protein: MNAVVVLDIGKTNVKLALIDHAGTLLAERRRPNAPLRQGPYPHHDTEGIWHWMLSTLAEFAGMAHVEAIVPVTHGATAALVDDAGLVLPVPDYEHDPAAAPAAYLAVRPAYAETRSPRLPAGLNLGRQLAWLVQAQPAAFARARHILMYPQYWAWRLCGIAAGEVTSLGCHTDLWDPQRQQYSSLVAKMGWQPLLPPLRRAWDTLGTILPALAAQTGLPASCRIVCGIHDSNASLLRHLGGDATPAVLSTGTWVIAAAPGRTLDGLREEFDMLANTSALGQPVPCMRFMGGREFAELAGSRPAAFHTTALQRIVCSGTYALPGFAGAGGPFAGRHGSIVGPAPVNDTERSALATLYLALMSDYCLDALGAGDDVVVEGSFTGNPYFAPLLAALRPGRRVAVTDDASGTTCGGWMLAHWGRVPAVRANVAQPLPLEGLAAYRLAWLSRLG